TGGCGATGGGCAGCTTCAAGGAAGGCTGGCCCGGCATTGACAAGGCCATCAGCCTCTACCCGGATTATGTGGACCTGCATCTGTATAAGGGCTGCATTCTAATGCATATCGGCCAGGTAGAGGCTGCGATCTCCGCTTTCGAGCATTGTCTGACGCTTGGAGAGAATGCTCTTCATTATATGGTTCTCAAAGGTGCGGGAACCTTCTACCCCTGCTATTATATCGGGAATTGTTATGAGCTGCGCGGTATGTCCGGTGAAGCCGGCATCTGGTACCGCAGGGCGCTGGAGTATTCCCCTTCATTCACAGAAGCGGCGGAGAAGCTATCGCATCTGGAAGAAGAATTGCGGGCGGTGGGAGATGATCCTTCGGGTAACTGTAGTATTTCTTCACTTTCTCCGCAGAAAAGCTCCCTTCGTTGCCACACAACTCCGGAGAATTCCTGGTCTGTAATCACATTGCTCTGCAAGGAAGATGGTCCGTTCTCGGCTGTGCGGAAGTGGGCGGCCAATTGGCAGCCGTTCGCAGATCAGTGGATTGTGATCAACGCTGGAATAGAAGAGGACGCTAATAAGCTTGCCGGTGAATTGGGGGCGACGGTTCTTACTCTCCCCTCTGAGGAAGAACCGTCTAAGCTCTGGGCGAGGATAGATGAGCTATTGACATCCCCTTATGTACTTTGGCTGAATCTCTACGAGGAACTGGATGGAGAGGACTGGGAAACATTAGCTGCAATGAAGAGTTCACAAGCCAGTCTGCATTCTATGCTGTCTCTTAATCTATGCTTACAAGAAGGTGAAGTAGAACAGGCATACTGGAAGGTTAAGAGAAATCGTCTGGCAGCACGGGAGACGATTCTTGGGTGTAATCCAATCAGCGGAGAGTTTATCGCGTTCCCTGAAAGCTTCAAGGAGAACAGCGAGATTGCCCTTGTGCTTCGGAAGCCTTCAAGAATAGAAGAAAATTGAAATTAAGTGCTGAAAGGGGATAAATAATCATGTCAGTAGGACCAACAGGAACAACTGGACCGACAGGACCAACGGGAACAACGGGGCCAAAGGGCAATCCAGGGACCGGGGGAGTAAGAGGGGGTCCAGGTACTCGAGGGTTGCCTGGTGCACCAGGAACAACAGGTCCGACAGGCTATACGGGTCTGACAGGAGTCACGGGAACGACGGGAGCAGGCAATACGGGATTAACGGGTATGACGGGAGTCACGGGAACGACGGGAGCAGGCAATACGGGATTAACGGGCATGACAGGAGTTACGGGAACGACGGGAGCAGGGAATACGGGATTAACGGGCATGACAGGAGTTACGGGAACGACGGGAGCAGGGAATACGGGATTAACAGGAATGACAGGAGTCACGGGAACGACGGGAGCAGGGTTTACTGGACATACAGGTTTAACAGGACATACAGGACATACTGGTCTTACAGGGGTCACGGGAGTAACCGGACTTACAGGTATGACAGGTATGACTGGAATTACAGGATCAATCAGTTCTATTTTCGGAACATATGTAATCAATGGAGACACGTATGGTGATAATCCTGATACTCCTATCGGAAATTTCAACGCGCAACATGTTGATCCGGAACATTCGATTACGCTTGACCCTGATACTGGCAATACATTTACTTTGCCTGGAGGGCATGTCTACCATATCTCCTTTAACATTAATGTTGCCTATACGAGTAATGCTGCACCGGCAATTGGAGTAGCATTAAGTTATGATGATCCTAGTAGCTATAGTGTTGATTCTTTTAATTATTATGTTGGAGTTGAGGTGCCTGAGACAACTAATCCTGTGAGTCCAGTGTCTGCAGTGTTGCTTGTAGATACCAGTGGTTACGGAAATGTATATATGCAGTTATGGCTTCTTGGAGCTGGTACTAATGTAACAGCGGATATTCCAAATGCCCCGGCCGGTGGTAATATTTGGGGTCAAGCAACTATTTTTGCCTTGAACTAATTACAAGAATCTATTCCCGCTCATTAAATAAAATTTAGAAACGGATACCTTCCTTGTTTGAGGATGAGTACCCGTTTCTTAATTTATTCTTAAAAATGGATAATATTGGAGGTATTTTTGTGGATTGTAATTCGGTAACAGCGAGGAGTTGACAACTAATGGGTGCAGGACCAACAGGACCAACAGGAACAACCGGGCCTACAGGGCCTACAGGTACAACTGGCGCTAGAGGGAATCAAGGTAGTAGAGGTAACGTGGGATTTACAGGAAGTACCGGATCGATTGGACTAACGGGAGCAACGGGGCTCACAGGTGAAACGGGAGTAACGGGACTGACAGGAGAGACGGGAGCAACAGGGCTCACTGGGGAAACCGGAGCAACGGGTCTGACAGGAGAAACGGGAGCAACAGGGCTCACGGGAGAAACCGGAGCCACGGGGTTGACGGGAGAGACCGGAGCCACGGGGTTGACGGGAGAAACGGGAGCGACAGGGCTCACGGGAGAAACCGGAGCCACGGGGTTGACAGGAGAAACGGGCGCAACAGGGCTTACCGGAGAAACGGGAGCGACAGGGCTTACGGGAGAAACTGGAGCAACAGGGCTGACGGGAGAGACCGGAGCAACAGGGCTGACGGGAGAAACGGGAGCCACGGGACTCACGGGAGAAACTGGAGCAACGGGTCTGACCGGAGAGACCGGAGCAACAGGGCTGACGGGAGAAACTGGAGCGACAGGGCTTACGGGAGAAACGGGTCTGACCGGAGAAACCGGAGCAACAGGGCTCACTGGGGAAACCGGAGCAACAGGTCTGACGGGAGAGACTGGGGCGACAGGGCTCACGGGTGAAACAGGAGCAACGGGACTTACCGGTGAAACGGGAGCAACAGGACTCACGGGAGAGACCGGAGCAACAGGTCTGACGGGAGAGACTGGGGCGACAGGGCTCACGGGTGAAACAGGAGCAACGGGACTTACCGGTGAAACGGGAGCAACAGGACTCACAGGAGAGACCGGAGCGACAGGGCTGACGGGAGAGACCGGAGCGACAGGGCTGACGGGAGAGACCGGAGCCACGGGGCTGACGGGAGAGACGGGAGCAACGGGTCTAACCGGTGAGACTGGAGCGACGGGGCTCACGGGTGAAACCGGAGCGACAGGGCTCACCGGCGAAACGGGCGCAACAGGTCTGACGGGAGAGACGGGAGCAACGGGACTCACGGGAGAAACCGGAGCAACGGGTCTGACGGGAGAAACGGGCGCAACAGGTCTGACAGGTGAGACGGGAGAGACCGGAGCGACAGGGCTGACGGGAGAGACCGGAGCCACGGGGCTGACTGGAGAGACGGGAGCAACGGGGCTCACCGGTGAAACTGGAGCGACAGGGCTGACGGGAGAGACTGGAGCGACAGGGCTCACGGGAGAAACGGGAGCAACAGGGCTGACCGGAGAGACGGGAGCAACAGGGCTGACCGGAGCCACAGGGCTGACCGGGGAAACGGGAGCAACGGGTCTGACGGGAGAAACTGGAGCAACGGGTCTGACGGGAGAGACCGGAGCAACAGGGCTCACGGGAGAGACCGGAGCGACAGGACTCACCGGCGAAACGGGCGCAACAGGTCTGACGGGAGCAACAGGGCTGACAGGTGAGACTGGAGCAACGGGACTCACGGGAGAGACTGGAGCAACGGGACTCACCGGTGAAACGGGAGCCACAGGACTCACGGGAGAAACTGGAGCAACGGGTCTGACGGGAGAAACTGGAGCAACGGGTCTGACGGGAGAGACTGGAGCAACAGGGCTCACGGGAGAGACTGGAGCGACGGGCCTCACCGGGGAAACGGGAGCGACGGGCCTCACGGGAGAGACTGGGGCAACAGGACTCACGGGAGAGACTGGAGCGACGGGCCTCACCGGGGAAACGGGAGCGACAGGACTGACCGGTGAAACGGGAGCGACAGGGCTGACCGGAGAGACCGGAGCGACAGGACTGACCGGAGAGACGGGAGCGACAGGACTGACCGGGGAAACCGGAGCGACGGGACTGACAGGAGAGACCGGAGCAACGGGACTCACTGGAGAAACTGGAGCAACGGGACTTACCGGTGAAACGGGAGCAACAGGACTCACGGGAGAGACCGGAGCAACAGGGCTGACGGGAGAGACCGGAGCAACAGGACTGACGGGAGAGACCGGAGCAACAGGGCTGACGGGAGAGACCGGAGCCACGGGCCTCACGGGAGAGACCGGAGCAACAGGACTGACAGGAGAGACCGGAGCCACGGGGCTGACTGGAGAGACGGGAGCGACGGGCCTCACGGGAGAGACTGGGGCAACAGGACTCACGGGTGAAACAGGAGCAACGGGTCTGACCGGGGAAACAGGAGCAACAGGACTCACGGGAGAGACTGGAGCAACAGGGCTCACGGGTGAAACAGGAGCGACGGGACTCACAGGTGAAACGGGAGCGACAGGACTGACCGGGGAAACCGGAGCGACAGGGCTGACGGGAGAGACCGGAGCAACGGGACTCACGGGAGAAACTGGAGCAACAGGGCTGACCGGAGCGACAGGACTGACCGGGGAAACAGGAGCAACAGGACTCACGGGAGAGACTGGAGCAACAGGGCTCACGGGAGAGACTGGAGCGACGGGCCTCACCGGGGAAACGGGAGCGACAGGACTCACGGGAGAGACCGGAGCAACAGGGCTGACAGGTGAGACTGGAGCAACGGGACTCACGGGAGAGACGGGAGCAACAGGTCTGACGGGAGAGACGGGAGCAACGGGACTCACTGGTGAAACCGGAGCGACAGGACTGACCGGGGAAACCGGAGCGACAGGGCTGACGGGAGAGACCGGAGCGACAGGGCTGACGGGGGAAACCGGAGCGACAGGGCTGACGGGAGAGACGGGAGCGACAGGACTCACGGGAGAGACCGGAGCAACGGGACTCACCGGTGAAACGGGAGCCACGGGACTCACGGGAGAAACTGGAGCAACGGGTCTGACCGGAGAGACGGGAGCAACGGGACTCACCGGTGAAACGGGAGCGACTGGATTGACCGGTGAAACGGGAGCGACTGGATTGACCGGTGAAACGGGAGCGACGGGGCTCACGGGAGAAACCGGAGCGACAGGACTGACCGGGGAAACCGGAGCGACAGGACTGACCGGGGAAACCGGAGCGACAGGACTGACCGGGGAAACCGGAGCGACAGGACTGACCGGGGAAACCGGAGCGACAGGGCTGACGGGAGAAACCGGAGCAACGGGTCTGACGGGAGAAACGGGCGCAACAGGGCTCACGGGTGAAACGGGAGCCACAGGGCTGACCGGGGAAACGGGAGCAACGGGTCTGACGGGAGAAACTGGAGCAACGGGTCTGACCGGAGAAACTGGGGCGACAGGGCTCACCGGGGAAACAGGAGCAACAGGACTCACGGGTGAAACCGGAGCGACGGGGCTCACTGGTGAGACCGGAGCAACAGGACTGACGGGAGAGACTGGAGCAACAGGGCTCACGGGAGAGACTGGAGCGACGGGCCTCACCGGGGAAACGGGAGCGACGGGCCTCACGGGAGAGACTGGGGCAACAGGACTCACGGGTGAAACAGGAGCGACGGGACTCACAGGTGAAACGGGAGCCACAGGGCTGACCGGGGAAACGGGAGCGACGGGACTGACAGGAGAGACCGGAGCAACGGGACTCACTGGAGAAACTGGAGCAACAGGGCTCACGGGTGAAACAGGAGCAACAGGCCTCACGGGAGAGACTGGAGCAACAGGGCTCACGGGAGAGACTGGAGCGACGGGCCTCACCGGGGAAACGGGAGCGACGGGCCTCACGGGAGAGACTGGGGCAACAGGACTCACGGGTGAAACAGGAGCGACGGGACTCACAGGTGAAACGGGAGCCACAGGGCTGACCGGGGAAACGGGAGCGACGGGACTGACAGGAGAGACCGGAGCAACGGGACTCACTGGAGAAACTGGAGCAACAGGGCTCACGGGTGAAACAGGAGCCACGGGACTGACGGGAGAGACCGGAGCAACAGGGCTGACGGGAGAGACCGGAGCAACAGGTCTGACGGGAGAGACGGGAGCAACAGGTCTGACGGGAGAGACCGGAGCAACAGGACTGACAGGAGAGACCGGAGCCACGGGGCTGACTGGAGAGACGGGAGCAACGGGGCTCACCGGTGAAACTGGAGCGA
The sequence above is a segment of the Paenibacillus sp. FSL R7-0204 genome. Coding sequences within it:
- a CDS encoding glycosyltransferase, which codes for MRENVPLISLCMIVRDEEPWIARCLSSVREGVDEVIVVDTGSRDRTMDIASGYSATILQFPWKESFAEARNYSLGHATGEWILWMDADEELAADDALKLRVVSTLKDHKQAYLETIHFNGLYRPQADEAYRLSQCRLFRNGEGVHFTGGIHEQLSWPGTYTREDIRTPVQLPVRLFHYGYLQSVTSLKSKHERNLKLLQEAVTDNPNPDPWSLYHIASEYQRVGKYALAFQQVNLAIAASLGQTRLPPSLFYKLKYGCLVAMGSFKEGWPGIDKAISLYPDYVDLHLYKGCILMHIGQVEAAISAFEHCLTLGENALHYMVLKGAGTFYPCYYIGNCYELRGMSGEAGIWYRRALEYSPSFTEAAEKLSHLEEELRAVGDDPSGNCSISSLSPQKSSLRCHTTPENSWSVITLLCKEDGPFSAVRKWAANWQPFADQWIVINAGIEEDANKLAGELGATVLTLPSEEEPSKLWARIDELLTSPYVLWLNLYEELDGEDWETLAAMKSSQASLHSMLSLNLCLQEGEVEQAYWKVKRNRLAARETILGCNPISGEFIAFPESFKENSEIALVLRKPSRIEEN